ttaacaaattatAGCACTTTATTGCTCAAACTTAGCAgtcatcttctctttttctggaagACAGGAAAAAGGCATACTTGGTTAGGCTTTGTAGCCCGTCCTCATATCAGTAGGGACTTTCATCTGATGGGCAACAGGTCTTAGAATCCCAGGCTCTTTGGCTCCTGCTTAGCCAAGAAGAGAACTTGAGTAAAAAGAGCAGTGAACcttcttcaggtttttttttttaatgcattcagTAGGGATACTACAAGAGTGGGTGCCATATCTAGAGAGGCAGGtaaagggcaggaggaggtgatGTGTCTTGACCTCTTGGCATCTCAGAGgcccctcagccctgctgagtTCTGGCTACTGTAAGGGAAAAAGACTCACAGTGGATACAAATCTCTTGCAAAGCAGAGGCTCCCTGCTCCCATTAAACTAAACAATAAGAAAAGTAGAGATGTGACAGAAGTGGGAGCAAGGAATTCAGTTCCTCATCTCCTATCCCTGTAGTATACTGTTTGAATGATCATTGGAGCAACCtcacagaggagcagaaacaaAAGTGTGCAGCTGAAGCACCTGTATTCCTTTCCTGCTGGCACCATATCTTCTCTTCACATGGCTGGATGCACCCCAAGGAGACATGGTAGTTTTGGGCTCTGTGATCTGCTATTAATGAAGAATATTTCCAGGATATTCGTATTAGAGGAGTAGGATTATACTCTACTAATATTAGTTACAACCCTGGCTGTCTGTATTAAAAGAACAGACTCAGCCTTGTTTTCTAGATGAGTCCACAAGATCAgcattttttcagaaacagttcACCTCAGGCTGCCCTGAGACTAAGGTTAGGTAGTGCTCACAGATCACAGGCAAGCCATCAGCCTTCATGACTGCAGCTGCTTGAGTATCAAAGGGCTGGTGACATCTTATGACCAGGATACATCTCTTTTGGTACAAAAGAAAAGTTGATCACTTGCATATTTGACGGGGGAAAACTCTTAAAATCTTCTATTGCTTTTTGATACTGCAGTCAAAAAGTAATATGGATTTTGTTACATTCAACATCTGGTCCAAAAATGTGCATTTCCACTaaggaaaacacaaaccagaaaagacaagccaaaacaaacacacacaaaatgttACTATtgtttttacatattttatcCAGATACGATTTTTACTACGTACAGAAATTGTATCTGATCTAATGCAGTTGGATCTAAATATGGAACTcggaaaaattaatttctttttatgcttataattttgctttatttcagtctttgcaagtcttttttttcttatctgtcAATGGACAACCCTCGTATTGCATTTTCAGTGTATGATTTATATAGGTATAAAAATATATGGGATAAGAAGCTTTAACATTCTATTTCACAATTCATTTAACAAAGTAGCAGGAGTTAGAAAATTTTACTTGGCAAGATGATACTGGGGTGGGAGTGGGTCTCTATGTGGAAAAGGGACTTCAGGAATGTTCCTACAATTAGTCTGAGGCAGCACAGTCCAACGATGGGAATTTGCTTTGGGAGGTAGATCTTGCTGTAAACCACTTAAGATTAGATACGAGGCACTGACATGTGACAAATGAAACTGTTGAGAGAGTGGGTTGTACGAGCTAATGATTTTCAATCTTTAATCAGGCACTTAGCTTTGCATAGTGCATTAGATTGGAGTAAATAACTACCTTCAGGGCTCAGGGTCAAAGCTTTGATGGGTATTTTGCTGAGGAAAACTGTGCTGGAGGgatatttaggaagaaaaacattactTGCTCTTCATTCACAGCATTGAGCGAACAAGGTCAAATCCCGTCACCTTTGCCAGGTCCATTGGCACCTTGCTGGCAAATGGGAAGACACTTGTGACACTATGCAGACAGATGCCTCTGGGAAAGCCAGAGGGTGCTCGCTTGTCAGCGAAGAGGAACACTCCACAGCATCAGggtggaaagagagagaaagaataaaatcttaCTTAGAATCTGCTTAGTATGGGCCTCGTATTCTCTGACCTCCAAGTTTTTGGGCACAATTTTATACCCACAGCTGACTGTGGGCACACAAATTATAGCATTCAGGAATTTAACTACCTGATGATTGGGCCTGTGCTCAGTGTTGTAACCCCAAGCATTCCACATTCATGAGAAAAGcttccaaaaaaataaaaaaaactgtgAGGTTGGTTGCAGGATCATGAATTAATACTTTTtgaaacttctgcttttttttttgagcctgTGTGGCTTGCATTTGCAAGTTCTGCCACCATCATAAACAGTTTGAACCTTTGCAAAAATTCAGCAGAAAATCAGATTTCCGTTCAGCAAAGTGACTCATGAAACTGGACATTCAGAAAGACAGCaatgacagaaagaaatcaaGACTTAGGATGAAGTTGCTGGAGATTGTACTAGAGGGTGTCAGGCAGTTctttatatcatagaatcatagaataattagggttggaagggaccttaaagatcatctagttccacccccctgccttgggcagggacatcccactagatcaggttacccaacctggccttaaacacctccagggatgaggcatccacaagtTCCCTCATGGATTTTGCTGAAGTTCATGTGGCTGCAACTGCATATTGATGTGTTGCTGAGAGGGCAAAAAggatagcttaaaaaaaaaagtatttcagcaATATCAAGCAAAACTTATAGACAGTAGATTAATTTAATCCAGATTTGTGGAACAGGATTGGAATCTTGTTTGGGGGTCTGAAAAGTTATGTCCTCTTGCAAGGGCATGAGGTAGAGATAGAGAAATCCTGAAAAACCCTGGAGTATTTCATAAGGTTTTCTTCTACTCACTGCCACTAAAATCCTGCCACTGCAGCAGAGAGTGGCAAGTTTTCTGGCTTCTCTTTTCTCAATAGGGAACACAGCAAGGTGATAAAGCTGGCTGGAGAGCAGTGGTCTTTCCAGTGTCCATAAAAGGCTGCTCATCACAGCCTGCTGATTTTCTTGTTAGAGTAGTTACAGCCACACGAGGCTCTTCCTTAACACAGTAAACCTTCATGGAAATCaccttttctgcctctgaaaGGCTAACTTGAGCTTGACCTGGGAAAAGCCTGCGGTTCCAAAAGGTCTAAGGTATTTTTGAATAGGATGCCTAGCTGCCTTGTACTTGCTACTGTATGTTGGCAAGGGAGATTCAAATCCAAATATTCCCTTTAATATTGAAACACCAGAAATTTGGGAGAAAACAAAACGTACAATTTAAGTGAAACTCAACTCAGGAGGGTGCCCTCTATTTGCAGGGATAACCAGATCTgtgcagcttttattttaaggcCAGTTTCTCAGGCAGTAAGCATTTTTTACTTCCCTTCTACTTCATTATGCTATTGTACTCAGATTTCGGCCCTTTTATCCTTTGCCCATTTCAGTCATGTTCTGGGATCTGCAATGAAACCACTACAGGAGATGGTCTGCAGCATCAGTAATGCTTTAAGACAAGCCTGGTAGCTCGTATTTCTTTGTTAGCATCCCATTGCGAAGGGAAAGATCAGTTTGCTTTGTTCTTTGGCCTTGATTTTCATAAGCTAATGATGACTGTGGGTGTAATTGTGGTCAGGCTTAAGTGGTAGCACTAGGGCAGAAAAACAGAGAGGCGCTTCCATAAGGACAGTTTCTCCTCTGCTGCACACATGGAGCAGGAGGGCGTCTACTTGCCGTCCGTCAGGCATACACCCGTGCCTAAGAAAGGAGGGATGTGCTGGCCATGGTGTGGCTtggctgcagcagaggcaggagtTTGCAAGTGAAGAGCAAGCCCAAGAACCCACCAGTATTTGGGTCCCTTCTAGGGACCATCTGATTCTCCATTAACCTCCTCTAGATTAATGTCCTCTAGCAATAGCAATGTTAAATACTTTCACCTCTCTTTGGCTCACAGCTATGCAGCACCATTAAgtggattttatttcctttaacaCTGCACAATCATAGCTCTTGTGCAAAAAGTGAATTTGTGGGTTAAGGTTTGCTTGATACTTGGGCTAGATATTGCAAAGAGTGATGCTTCTAAAGGGGAAGATATGCTTTGTGGGTTAAATAGTTAACAGGTATACTAGTACTGTCACTGCTGGTATGGGCAAATTTTTTAGTTATGCAGTGAATATGAATGCCTATTCAGCCACGCAGTACATGTTGTTTGTGATATTAAAGGTGGTGAAaatttttttaaccttctttGAACAACACTTAAGGCAATTAAGGTTAAATATTCTGAATCTTAAAATACTTccaaaaatatcttatttttcagttttcaaaaggacaatggtttgatttttttgttttaagtcaCTGGATTCCCATGAATTACTTTGTTTCTAAAGACGTATCTTCAGATATTTGAGAATATGTCCAATATTTGGAAATAGAACGCAAATATTTTCTAACAAAATGACAAAGCACTGTACTTCCAGTCAGGTACCATGAAAACCAAAATGTGTTATAAGCATTCTACTGGGAGGCAAGAAGATCTATCTTTGAAAAATTTCAACCACTAGTAATGAATATTCATATGAACTAAACAGATTGAGATTTAGGCAAGCCTGCAATACTGTTTTCCTTCAGTAACAATATGCAAATGTCTGTACACGTAGGTTCTTGAAGAGAGAATGAAATTGGAGTGCAAGTGTCATGGAGTTTCAGGTTCCTGTACAACTAAGACCTGCTGGACAACACTTCCTAAATTCAGAGAGATTGGGtatattttgaaagagaaatacaatgCTGCTGTGCAAGTGGAGGTGGTACGAGCCAGTAGACTAAGGCAGCCAACCTTCCTGAAGATCAAGCAGATCAAGAGCTACCAGAAACCCATGGAAACAGATTTAGTGTATATCGAAAAGTCACCCAACTACTGTGAGGAAGATGCTTCCACAGGGAGTGTCGGTACCCAGGGACGACTCTGCAACCGTACTTCTCCCAATGCAGATGGGTGCGACATGATGTGCTGTGGAAGAGGATACAACACACACCAGTACACCAAGGTGTGGCAATGTAATTGCAAATTCCACTGGTGCTGCTTTGTGAAGTGCAACACATGTAGCG
This genomic window from Phaenicophaeus curvirostris isolate KB17595 chromosome 1, BPBGC_Pcur_1.0, whole genome shotgun sequence contains:
- the WNT7B gene encoding protein Wnt-7b isoform X3 encodes the protein MGINECQYQFRYGRWNCSALGEKTVFGQELRVGSREAAFTYAITAAGVAHAVTAACSQGNLSNCGCDREKQGYYNQEEGWKWGGCSADIRYGIEFSRRFVDAREIKKNARRLMNLHNNEAGRKVLEERMKLECKCHGVSGSCTTKTCWTTLPKFREIGYILKEKYNAAVQVEVVRASRLRQPTFLKIKQIKSYQKPMETDLVYIEKSPNYCEEDASTGSVGTQGRLCNRTSPNADGCDMMCCGRGYNTHQYTKVWQCNCKFHWCCFVKCNTCSERTEVFTCK